A single genomic interval of Lathyrus oleraceus cultivar Zhongwan6 chromosome 7, CAAS_Psat_ZW6_1.0, whole genome shotgun sequence harbors:
- the LOC127105471 gene encoding AT-rich interactive domain-containing protein 2 — translation MANGSSLDRVEAETFAEFRGNGGCLVEDRVDSADYDKAKQKSLFCQIFSVYLKEDRSGGNVRPVPVVLGDGRLVDLHQLFSLVKENGGYDVVSRKGLWDSVIVELGLEFHFLASIKLIYDKYLIGFEGWLTKTFDLEKEFRSLLCSNLKDKDDRFVPFKSSNIIKHIDLVNQKIDGSDDDDKMFSNAVKEEDACCMEISAEEFNSRKRKRESLSGMVHWTRNIAKHPFDPAAKPLPEPSKWKDYKGGQDFFLQLLKARNILSVKKHAEPNSGSSSQKVKMHPAMYEDPVAPGHQSSKRLRCSERLPISVKSRCSCCNSCPGNGNKCSLKKTTAKPDGVTEKKKSAAKPDVAKKKKSAAKPDVTEKKKSAAKSDVTEKEKSAAKPDVTEKKKSTAEPDVAVKEKSDPTSDDSREKSVSIGHRFQTEVPEWTGVASESDSKWLGTQVCPVQDDSKPTTETDLVGRGRRGKCSCNVQGSVDCVRFHIAENRMKLKLELGSVFYRWGFDRMGEEVSLRWTAEEEKKFKDAMGLNIPSQNKSFWNKPSKYFQKKTRKDMVNYYFNVYLIQLRSYQNRVTPDTVDSDDDEVEFGSFGDGFGRKAIKHPSVEFMECSENTQCFDFE, via the exons ATGGCAAACGGGTCCTCCCTTGATCGCGTTGAAGCTGAAACGTTTGCTGAATTTCGTGGTAATGGTGGTTGTCTGGTGGAGGATCGGGTTGATAGCGCTGATTATGACAAAGCGAAACAAAAGTCTTTGTTTTGTCAAATTTTTTCGGTTTACCTTAAGGAGGATCGTAGTGGAGGTAATGTGAGGCCTGTTCCGGTGGTGCTTGGTGACGGTCGATTGGTTGATTTACACCAACTTTTCTCTCTTGTGAAAGAAAACGGTGGGTATGATGTGGTATCGAGAAAAGGGTTGTGGGATTCTGTTATAGTAGAGCTGGGTTTGGAATTTCATTTTTTGGCTTCGATTAAATTGATTTATGATAAATATCTGATTGGTTTCGAAGGCTGGCTCACGAAAACTTTCGATCTAGAGAAAGAGTTCCGAAGCCTTTTGTGCTCGAATCTAAAGGACAAAGATGACCGTTTTGTCCCGTTTAAATCGAGTAATATCATCAAGCATATTGATTTGGTTAATCAAAAGATTGATGgtagtgatgatgatgataaaaTGTTTAGTAATGCTGTTAAGGAGGAGGATGCCTGTTGCATGGAAATTTCTGCCGAGGAATTTAATTCTCGCAAACGTAAGCGAGAATCGTTATCAGGAATGGTACACTGGACGAGGAATATTGCAAAACATCCGTTTGATCCTGCAGCAAAACCATTACCAGAACCTTCAAAGTGGAAGGACTATAAAGGAGGTCAGGACTTTTTCCTTCAACTGCTGAAGGCAAGAAACATTCTCTCGGTGAAAAAGCATGCTGAACCAAACAGTGGATCATCTTCCCAG AAGGTGAAGATGCATCCTGCCATGTATGAGGATCCTGTTGCTCCTGGTCACCAAAGTTCCAAGAGATTGAGATGTAGTGAAAGGCTTCCTATCTCTGTTAAATCTCGCTGCAGTTGCTGCAATTCATGTCCTGGTAACGGAAATAAATGTTCTCTGAAGAAAACAACTGCCAAACCAGACGGTGTAACTGAAAAGAAAAAATCTGCTGCCAAACCGGATGTCGCCAAAAAGAAAAAATCTGCTGCCAAACCGGATGTCACCGAAAAGAAAAAATCTGCTGCCAAATCGGATGTCACCGAAAAGGAAAAATCTGCTGCCAAACCGGATGTAACCGAAAAGAAAAAATCAACTGCCGAACCAGATGTAGCCGTAAAGGAAAAATCTGACCCAACTAGTGATGATTCTCGTGAAAAGAGTGTTTCTATCGGTCATCGTTTCCAAACGGAGGTCCCGGAATGGACTGGTGTAGCTTCTGAGAGTGACTCTAAATGGTTAGGCACACAGGTATGCCCGGTTCAAGATGACTCAAAACCTACTACTGAAACAGATCTTGTTGGGAGAGGAAGACGAGGAAAGTGCAGCTGCAATGTTCAAGGTTCTGTTGACTGTGTCAGATTTCATATTGCTGAAAACAGGATGAAACTGAAACTTGAATTGGGTTCTGTATTTTACCGATGGGGATTTGATCGAATGGGCGAGGAAGTTTCACTTCGATGGACTGCTGAAGAAGAAAAGAAATTTAAGGATGCAATGGGGTTAAATATCCCCTCCCAAAACAAGTCTTTTTGGAACAAGCCATCCAAATACTTTCAAAAGAAGACAAGAAAAGACATGGTGAACTATTACTTCAACGTATATCTTATTCAACTGAGAAGCTATCAGAATCGCGTGACTCCAGATACTGTTGACAGCGATGACGATGAAGTCGAATTTGGATCTTTTGGTGATGGATTTGGGAGAAAAGCTATCAAGCATCCATCTGTCGAGTTTATGGAGTGTTCAGAGAACACACAGTGCTTTGATTTTGAGTAG